The following proteins are encoded in a genomic region of Streptococcus equi subsp. equi:
- a CDS encoding Predicted lipase: MAISDSSYNELAKQVYNVEPSKAKSNGDLVIVAGKTVKDPITKRQYRVLLVQDNNNDAHKTNDNGMQAMAVAPIVKGDIDTSQVVIAYAGTNAADSRDLDTDWQLLIRGNQDDLVSGNIDGGNFVIAENQLRSAQKFYQQVKRKYPHSALTTTGHSLGAYLALIVAAEHKIPATTFNGPDPVRGMSAEAITWVKANSNMYNNFRINFDGIGNFGAYFGTDDLAISRNVDAMLLSANPLYYHDLGAYRFNQKGQIVDRDGKLIGTQYLVSRAYLTVLASKKSMSSYNQLKNTGSLPARGSVVLRSSF, translated from the coding sequence ATGGCGATATCGGATAGTAGTTATAATGAGTTGGCTAAACAGGTTTATAATGTCGAACCTAGCAAAGCTAAATCAAATGGAGACCTTGTTATTGTTGCTGGTAAAACTGTAAAAGATCCTATCACTAAACGACAATACCGAGTCCTCTTAGTTCAGGACAATAACAACGATGCCCATAAAACCAATGACAACGGTATGCAGGCAATGGCTGTAGCCCCTATTGTTAAAGGTGATATCGATACCTCTCAGGTTGTGATTGCCTATGCAGGGACAAATGCTGCGGATTCCAGAGATCTTGATACGGATTGGCAGCTGCTCATTCGGGGCAATCAAGATGATTTAGTCAGCGGCAATATTGATGGTGGCAATTTTGTTATTGCCGAAAACCAATTACGATCTGCTCAAAAGTTTTATCAACAGGTCAAAAGAAAGTACCCTCATTCTGCCTTAACAACCACAGGTCACTCTCTCGGAGCTTATCTAGCACTAATAGTTGCCGCAGAACATAAGATCCCAGCAACAACCTTTAATGGTCCAGACCCTGTTCGCGGCATGTCAGCTGAAGCTATCACATGGGTTAAGGCTAATAGCAATATGTACAATAATTTCCGCATTAATTTTGATGGCATTGGCAATTTTGGTGCCTATTTTGGAACTGATGATTTAGCTATTTCTCGGAATGTCGATGCTATGCTCTTATCAGCCAACCCCTTGTATTATCACGATTTAGGAGCTTATCGTTTTAATCAAAAGGGTCAGATTGTAGATAGAGACGGTAAGCTCATTGGAACACAATACCTTGTGAGTCGGGCCTATTTAACTGTCCTTGCCTCAAAAAAGAGCATGTCAAGCTACAATCAGCTCAAAAACACTGGCAGTCTACCGGCAAGGGGATCAGTAGTTCTGAGGAGCTCTTTTTAG
- a CDS encoding membrane protein: MTVKTNKQRLWLGLIIVIGAIIMVFRLNGKRTEEQQKRDLETSIAKLLVHDYEGVKEVKFTGWGHSRETGSWGTIVIINGENEIGFSFDGLSSLEKIRGIVTDDDTEKMEKPETDTKPRIMDRIDKINKTSLVGVTVIYSKDNQED; this comes from the coding sequence ATGACAGTTAAGACCAATAAGCAAAGGCTATGGCTAGGCTTAATAATAGTAATAGGAGCGATCATAATGGTTTTTCGTTTGAATGGCAAAAGAACAGAGGAACAACAAAAAAGGGACTTGGAAACCAGTATTGCTAAGCTGCTGGTTCATGACTATGAAGGGGTTAAAGAAGTTAAGTTTACAGGCTGGGGACATTCTCGGGAAACAGGTTCGTGGGGAACGATAGTGATTATAAATGGAGAAAATGAAATAGGCTTTTCGTTTGATGGCTTGTCTAGTCTTGAGAAAATACGAGGAATTGTTACTGATGATGATACAGAAAAGATGGAAAAGCCTGAAACTGATACCAAACCAAGAATTATGGATAGGATTGACAAGATTAATAAAACATCTCTTGTAGGTGTTACTGTCATTTATTCAAAGGACAATCAGGAGGATTAA